One genomic segment of Drosophila melanogaster chromosome 3L includes these proteins:
- the CG7724 gene encoding uncharacterized protein produces MGNKSGEVLLVTGGSGFLGQHLIKQLLERKEELGIKEIRSLDIVPYKNNIGHEETSLLRTYVADIGGDLKALSPIFNGVDGVFHCAASVKIEYPPNYEELERVNVNGTLAVVDLCIQNNVKRLVYTSCTSVCFVPFKGRSTFSAVINSTESKTDTPTLDSSTLWEQDNQFLIPGYASSKLRAENIVLNSNGAPLHNQKEYLATSAMRAPLTYGECDSHFITEIFDFLSTRGWVFPRIAGVGGKQQLVYAGNVAWGHICAYKALKVSDKAVNGLPVFVTDDTGINDVSRFVQKMAVLGERFKVKTSWWYVPHFLFFFLAFLLEVVVRVAYPYTKYRLRYSLRAIASYTSSMLMYNRLRASIHMDYMPLFDPDASAERSAKWYATWWDQRQQAQKLKKSS; encoded by the exons ATGGGCAACAAAAGCGGGGAAGTGCTGCTCGTAACCGGCGGCAGTGGCTTTTTGGGTCAGCACCTCATCAAGCAATTGCTGGAGCGGAAGGAGGAGCTGGGCATCAAAGAGATCCGCTCACTGGATATAGTGCCCTACAAAAACAACATTGGCCACGAGGAGACCTCCCTGCTGCGCACCTATGTGGCCGATATCGGTGGCGATCTGAAGGCACTCAGTCCCATCTTCAACGGAGTGGACGGGGTCTTCCACTGCGCCGCCTCGGTGAAAATCGAGTATCCGCCGAACTACGAGGAACTGGAGCGCGTAAATGTGAACG GCACCCTGGCCGTAGTAGACCTCTGCATTCAAAACAATGTGAAGCGCCTGGTGTACACAAGCTGCACATCCGTCTGTTTTGTGCCCTTCAAGGGTCGGAGTACCTTCTCGGCGGTGATTAACTCGACGGAATCCAAGACAGACACTCCCACGCTGGACAGTTCCACTTTGTGGGAGCAGGATAATCAGTTCCTGATACCCGGATACGCCTCGAGCAAGCTTAGGGCAGAGAACATAGTGCTCAACTCGAATGGAGCGCCACTGCATAACCAGAAGG AATATCTGGCCACCAGCGCCATGCGTGCCCCTTTGACCTATGGCGAGTGTGACTCGCACTTCATCACGGAGATTTTCGACTTCCTTTCGACTAGGGGATGGGTGTTCCCAAGGATCGCGGGCGTGGGCGGAAAGCAGCAGTTGGTCTACGCCGGGAATGTGGCCTGGGGTCACATCTGCGCCTATAAGGCCCTCAAGGTGTCCGATAAGGCGGTGAATGGACTGCCCGTCTTTGTCACCGATGATACGGGCATCAATGATGTCTCTCGTTTTGTCCAGAAGATGGCCGTGCTGGGCGAGCGGTTTAAGGTGAAGACCAGCTGGTGGTATGTGCCGCACTTCCTGTTCTTCTTTCTGGCCTTCTTGCTGGAGGTGGTAGTGCGGGTGGCCTATCCATACACCAAGTACCGTCTGCGGTACTCACTGCGCGCCATCGCCTCCTACACGTCCTCGATGCTGATGTACAATCGTCTAAGGGCCTCCATCCACATGGACTACATGCCACTCTTCGATCCGGATGCGAGTGCCGAGCGGAGCGCAAAGTGGTATGCCACGTGGTGGGACCAACGGCAGCAGGCCCAGAAGCTCAAGAAGTCCAGCTGA